A segment of the candidate division KSB1 bacterium genome:
TCTTTTTATTACGGAGAAAAGCGCTGAAGAGAATTTGTTAAAAGAGGGCCTAAGCCGGAATAAGATTCACTTTGTCGGCAATGTGATGATTGATTCGCTTTTGGGAAACCTTGAGCGCGCGCAGAATTCGAAAATACTCAGCGATCTGAATTTACAATCTCAAGAGTTTGCACTTCTGACCCTGCACCGCCCGAGTAACGTTGACACCAAGGAAAATTTTCTGGAAATTCTTAATGCGCTTCAGGAGATTCAAAAAGAAATTGTTTTGGTATTTCCAATTCATCCCAGAAGCAAGAAGCGTCTCAATGAGTTTGGTTTAAATGAACACCTAAAGAAAATGCCCAACTTTCTTGTTCAAGCGCCGCTGGGATATTTGGATTTTCTTAAATTGATGTCCGAAGCCAGATTTGTGTTAACGGATTCGGGTGGCATTCAAGAGGAGACAACAGTTTTGGGTATTCCGTGTCTGACCCTTCGTGAGAATACCGAGCGGCCGGTGACTGTTTCTCAAGGAACAAATGAAGTGATCGGAATCGATGCAGAGCGTTTGGTGGCAGAAAGCAAAAAAATTCTAAACGGGACTTTCAAAAAGGGTAAAAGACCGGACTTGTGGGATGGCAAAGCGGCAGAGCGGATTGTGGACGTTTTAGTCGAAAGTTTCAAACTAACGTAATGTTGTTTTGCTCTTCACTTTACTTTTAGCAATGAGTTAATATAATAGCGAAAATTCAATTTGCTTATTTCAGGATGGAGATTAATGGCCAAAAAGAAAAAATCCAAGAAGCCTCAACATAAAAATTCAACCACATCTACCCGGTCAAATGTAGTAATAGAATACCTAACCCGGACAAGCCGGAAATCCCAAATATCAAATAACAAATCCCAAATAAAAAAAACTCGAACTGCAAATCACAATAAACAAAAAACAGCTGGTATCAAGGAACTTTTGTCTTTGTTTGATGCCGAACCGTCGGCATCGGGAATTGGGCATTGGATTTTATTTGTTATTTGGCTTTTCTGATTTCAAGTCTTGCCAAAAAATGCCAGAATTTGACTTCTCAGGTACTAAATAAGCACCCATATTTTTTGCCGCTGACAAGTCTCGGTGTATTGTTGTTGATTTTTTTTCATGAGGCTATATTTGGCGGCATGCCATCCTTTGCAAGCCTCATGAGTGCTCCCTTTGTAGATATCATCAACACTTTGTTTTGGTTCATTAGAAAAGTTGTTCCGACACCTGACATTTATCGAATTATTCTTAACTATTTCCTGTTTGGCTTATTCACCTACATCCTGTTAATGAGAAAAACGGGCGTTCGATTTGTTGCACTTTTGCAGCACTTGCCATGGTTTTTCAACCCTCGGTCATTGGGTTTTCGGCTTTTGGACACAATAGCAAACTTGGCGTCGCTGTTTTAATTCCAGTCATTTTTCTTTTGCTTGAGGAGCTCATAGAAAAGAGACAATTGCGCTATTTGGGATTATTGGGCTTAGCAGTGGGAATCCAATTGCTGCGAGCTCATACTCAAATGTCCTACTATACGTTTATGATGATTGGTCTGTATCTTCTTTATTGGGGCGTTGCTTCGACGGTAAAAAAACAGGCTCCTTCTCAGACTTTCAAATCCATAGGGCTTGTTATATTCTATTCGCGGCGGTGCGCAAGGTTTAGATTACGGTTATGCAACCCATTGGTCTTTTTCACTCCCGGAGGTAATGACTTTTTTAGTGCCATCCTTTGTGGGATTTGGTGGGCAGACTTACTGGGGAGACATGCCCTTCACTGCGTTTCCGCTTTACATGGGAATCGTTACGATTTTTCTGGCTGGACTGGGCTTCGTCCTAAAACGGGATGGCACGATAATCTTTTTTGCTCTTATGGGGTTTGGCGCCCTCTTGATTGCGTTCGGTAAAAATTTTCCGATTCTATATGGACCGCTGTTTGAATTCCTGCCGTTCTTCAATAAATTTCGAGTGCCCAACATGATCCTGATTCTGCTGCAATTTTCAATTGTGGTTCTTGCAGCGTTGGGATTGAATGCATTACGAAACATAAAAGAAACTCATGTGAAGCAGAATGTTAAAAAATATATCTACATTTTTGGAGGTGCGTGTGGACTTATCACCTTGTTTTTTCTGCTCGGTAAAAGTACCTATCTCGGTTGGGTTTCCGGTTCTATAAAAAACCTGGCTGCCCCGGCTCGCGAAGCCGCTTATCAACAAACCCTCTCTGATGCAATAAAAATGCTTTTTATCGTCGCTGCGAGTGGAGCACTTGTTATTTTCTATTTAAATGATCGAATAAAAATCAATGCTTTTGGCGCTGCTATAATTGCCCTGTTGATCATCGATCTCTGGTGGGTTGATTTTAAGTTGGTCGATCCGAAGCCGAAAGTGAATACGGAAAATTATTTTGTCGAAACCGATGCCGTTAAATTTCTCAAAAAAGATTCTGAGCCATTTCGGGTTTTCCCGGTTTTCGATGATAAACCGGCAAACTGGTACATGTACCATAAAATACAAAATATCAAAGGTTACCATGCGGCTAAAATTAAATCGTATCAAACTTTTCTCGAAAACACCGGTTTGGAAGTAAAGAACAGGTTCGGACTGCCGCCGTTTTTGAGCAAATACCTGGAGGTTGTTATGAAAGAAGGTAAGCCGTCTCTTCAGCAGGTGCCTGCTAATTTGATTTCTCTCCGAACGTTTTCAAATGGATAACGCAATCATCGACATGCTGAATGTCAAATATTTAATTTCGTATTACCCGATTCCGGACGAGCGCTTCAAACAGGTATTAAACAGCCAACCGTTTGTCTTTGAGAATACTGCGGTATTGCCGAGAGCTTATTTTGTCGATTCGGTGCGAGTTATAAATGATGAGATGGAATTTTATGAGTTTTTGAAGTCAGGAGATTTCAACCCAGCTCAGGAGGCAGTTTTAGAAGAAGCGCCCAAATTCGAAGTTGGTCACTCTGAGAAAAATCAGGTTGTGATTACCTCGTATGATATCCATGAAATTAAGTTGAAAGCAGAAGTTGCGGAGCCGGCTCTGATGGTTTTAAGTGAAATTTACTATCCGGCCGGCTGGAAGGCTTTTGTGAATGGGGAAGAAACCAAAATTTACAAAACCAACGCTATTTTAAGGTCGATTTTTCTGGAACCGGGAAATCATGAGATTGAATTTGTTTTTGAATCGAAAGCGCTGAAAATGGGCCTTTGGATTTCATTTACCAGCCTTTTCATTTTGTTGGGTATTTTGGTTTATTCATGGCGTTTTCAAAGGCGGCCTGCTGAGTATCGTAAGACGTTTTACCCCACTATTTATTTATAATGCTTTTAGCATAATTCTCCCAGCTAAACTCTGCAGCCCTTTTAGCTACGTTTTGTTTTTGAATTGGCTGCTCTAAAAATCTTATCATCGTCTCCGCCATGGAATCTATATCATCGGGCTCAGCTAAGTATCCGTTGAACCCTTCTTTGATGGTCTCGGGAAAATGACCGATGCGAGTTGCCAGAATCGGTAAATTAAAATTGTAAGCAAGCGACTCTACTCCCGATGGGGTCGCTGTTAGATAATATAAAATCATGCAATCACTGACTTGCAGATACTTATGAACGTCCTCATTTGCAATATACTCATTGACGACCGTGACCGAATCAGCTATCGAGAATTCATCAATTAGATCGAGTGGCTGATAATTTAGACCGCTTTCACCGTTGCGGATAAACACAGCGCTTAAAAATTTAAAAAACCACATTTTAATTTTGGTAGACAACTTATTTGGATCCAGGGTACTCCAGAGAGACTCGCCGACGATTAGAAGAGTGACATCGTCCCGCTTCTCTTTAACTCTTGCAAAAGCCTTTATGGTATTATGAAGTCCTTTGTAGTGCCGAATAAACCCAAAAGATAAAAACACATTCTTTTTTAATTTTAATCTGCATTTTTCCGCCTCAATGTCGAAATGAGAAGCTGGGGTAAACATGTCGTAAACCGGATGATATAGCTTGATAATATTGCGCAAATTTTTATCCGGTGATCTTTTGCCGCTTTCACTCAAAATGAAATTGAATTTTGGAAAAGTTTGTTTTAGCTCCTCAGCGGTTTTAAAAGAATGAACGACATAGCTGTTTGAGCAGGATATGCCGTATTTTGTAAGCGTATTATCAATGATGCTTCCTTCCTTTTGCACGACAAAGTGCAGATCAAATATTATTTCGATCTCTTGGTGCTTCCTAAGTTTGCGAGTGATGTAACCTAAAGGAATTCCCTGCAAAGCGATAGACCACTGAAAAAGCACGATATCCGGATTGATTTCCACAATAGTTCGGTAGGTCTCATGCCAGGTTTTCGGATTATTGTAGTTTGTCAAGTAATTGACTTTTACATTCGTGCCCTCCAATAAATCTGTTTTACTGCTTCGGTCGATAAAATCTCTCGGGATAATAGCCGGGTACTGCTGAATCCAGGACACAAGATGGACTTCGACGTTTTTGATTTTATCAAGAGTTTTTGCAAGTGAAGTGGTGTAATTTGCGATTCCACCTTTGAATTGAGGGCCTAAACCGAAAACGACGACTCGCATTTTGTTCATCAAAAAGGGTTAGCAAAAAGTGAGGATTTGGGTGCAGGCATTTTTCAACTTTTGGGTTCTAAGGCTTTGTCATAGACCCGGCGCAAGCCGGATTCCAGAGAAATTCTGGGTTTCCAGCCCAATCGTTCAGCGACATAATTCATATCTGCATAACGAGAGTGGACGCCCACGGGTTTGTCTAAAAGGGGCTTGATCTCGGGTTTATAATTGGCAAATTTGCAAAATAGTTCGATGATTTCTAAAAAAGTAGTCAACTTTCCGGCGCCGATATTGATCGCAGAGCCGTCAGTGATTTCATCCATCGCGAGAAACATACAATCGAGGCAGTCATCGATATGGACGAAATCTCTTCCCTGTTTTCCGTCCCCCCAAACTTCGAAGGGATTTTCTCTGCGCGCGGCACGGGCTGCAATCGCTGGAATCGGGTAGCTCAGATCCTGGTCTTCTCCATATCCGGAAAATGGCCGGATGCAAGTCACAGAAAGCCCATAATGTTCGGCGGCAATCTTTGCGAGGTATTCACCGGTGAGTTTCGACCAGCCGTAGGTCATATCCGGTTTACCCAGGGCGTTGGCCTCAAAATCGATTGCCTTTTCAACCAGGGCTACTGATTGGGTCTCCGATTGCAAATTGACCGGATAAGCGGCGCTTGAACTTGGATAAAGCACTCTCTCAGGTTTATGTTGACACACCCAGTAAAAGAACTCGGCGTCGATTGCAAGGTCTATCCCGACGGCTATCGGATCGCCTTCTATTTTCGCACGGCCGCCAACAATCGCGGCAAAATGGTGAACATCGCTGAATTTTTTCACACGAAGTCCGTAATTCTCAGTTAAATAATCCGGATTTGACAGGAGGTTTCGTAAAAATATCCGGAAATCACCGCGCCAGAAAAAAAGCCGCTCACCCTCCATCACTTCTAAATCTTTGTTCTTATGAGATACGGCGTTTTGCAACCAATGCGACGGATGCAGTCCGGTAGAAAGATCGTCGACAACAAATACTTTATCTTCGGTTGTTGCTAGGATTCGTTTTACAACATTTCGACCTACAAATCCGCAGCCGCCGGAAACTAAGTGAATTTTCATTAGAATTTGATTTTGATAAATGGGATTTTTAATTAGTTATGTAATAATTAAATATAAATAACTCATCAATTCATATCAAGATATTACTGGATACTGAAAATAGTTAAACAAAGAATTTTCTTTCTTGATTCTCTTTAATTATTGCTTAAATTAAGGTCAGGGAGTTGAATTATGAAACTTAATATCTACCACCTTAAAGGAAAATTCAAGGGCCTGCTGTTTATCTTTGCAATTTTGATAATCATTCTTTTGCTATTACATAGCCAGCGGATTGTGAATCAACTTCGAGCAGAGTCCAGGGATATTTTACAGTTTTATGCAAATCTTTATGCCTCCGCCGCCTCTGAAGAGACCAGCTCAAATCTCAACTTCATTTTTGAAGAAATTATTCTACGGACCAACTTCCCAATTATCCAAACCGATCCTGAAAGCAACCCAATTGCCTGGAAAGGGATAGAAATTGAGTCTAACGATCAATCGCCCGCGGCAATCGGGAAAGTCAAAGGCATGGTTGAGGTAATGAGGCACGATTCTGATCCGATTCCTTTAAAATATCAGGAAATCATGCTGGGCTATCTCTACTACGGCGATTCCAAGCTAATTAGACAGCTTCAGATGCTGCCGTATATTGGAATTGCTGTAGTGGGTCTGTTTGTCTTGATTAGCTTTTTGGGATTTCGAAGTATTCAGAGAAGTGAGCAGCAATTCATTTGGGTTGGGATGTCTAAAGAAACAGCACACCAAATCGGCACACCGCTTTCCTCCCTCATGGGTTGGCTGGAATTGTTAAAATCTAAGGTAGGCGATAAAGATAGTTTAAAAAACCTGGGAGAGATGGAAAAAGACATTGAGCGGTTAAATAGGGTAGCCGCCCGCTTTTCACAAATTGGCTCTAAGGCAGATTTAAAAGAAGAAAAAATAGCCTCCATTATTTCAGATGTGGTCAGGTATTTTAAAACCCGGCTTCCGCAAGGGGGTAAGCGGGTGAAGATTGTTGAGAATTATCACGTTAACTCCACTGTTGCGCTCAACAAAGATTTATTTGAATGGGTGATTGAAAATTTATTGAAAAATGCAATAGATGCCATTGAAAAGGATGTTGGCCGAATCGAAATAAATTTGAATGAGTTGAAAAATGGCCGGCATCGCGTCTGTATTGATATTTCAGATAATGGCCGCGGCATAGACGCCAAGAGAAAAAGCGAAGTATTTAAGCCCGGCTACAGTACAAAGAAAAGAGGGTGGGGGCTTGGTTTGAGTCTGGCGAAACGAATTATCGATCAATACCACGGCGGTAAACTGACGGTTAAAGAGTCCAAGACCCATCAAGGCACGACCATGAGAATTTTGCTTTAAAATTGACAGTTTGTTTAACTTATAAAAAGGAACGAATTCTATTATGTTTGATTTACCCTTCGAGACAAGCCTAATTATCTATCTGGCTTTAGCTTCTTTATTCCTGGCAATTGTGATTTGTTTCGCGATGATGGTAAATCGGGTAAAGAAAGGAAAATTAAGAGGCCGACGGAAACCCACTTTATATTTCAGCCTAACCCGAAACCTGTTTCGGTTTATGGTAGTATTTTTGTGGATTGCTGTTTCTGCGGCTGTTTTATTTTTAGCTGCCTTCATTCAGTCCTATAAAAGCTTCACAAAAGAAGAGCTTGTTGCCGAGGTTCGCTGCGTGCCGTTGGAGGATGGTTCAGGCTCAATATATCTGGAAATTAGCGAGATTGAAGGCGGGCGAAAGCGAGGTTCTCAGGAGTTTATTTTAAACGGCGACCAGTGGGCCCTCGAAGGCGATGTTTTGAAGTGGGATGATTGGCTTAATTTTGTCGGACTTCATACAATGTTCAAGTTGACGCGCGTGCGCGGCAGGTTTGTAAATTACCAAGATGAGATTAGCCAGAAGCCAAGTGTCTTTAGCCTGGTCAAGTCCGAAAGTAATCCTAAATGGCGCTGGTTATATAAATATGGCTATAAGCTGCGGTTTGTGAGCGCCGTTTACGGGAACACGGTCTACACTTATCCGGCCAAAGGAAAGGTCTTTGAGGTTTACGTGACAACCTCCGGCTTTATCGCCAGGGTTCGAGAGGATAAGGATTTATCAAATCTCCTTAAGTAGCTTCTTCCAGCGCGCCCAGCCTTCAGCACGGGCTTTTTTATTTGCTTCAGATGCATCGGGAGCCTCACCCGCGCGCATAAAACCGTGTCCGGCGCCTTCATAAGTTACCGGGTCATAAGTTTTATCCAAGGCTTTCATAAGTTCAACGGTCTCCGGAATGGTCGCGTTGACGCGGGCATCGTTGCCTCCATAAAAACCGTACACCGGGCATTTGATTTTCTCCAGGGCTTCTTTCTCTTTAGGTCTGCGGCCGTAAAAAACAAACGCCGCTTTTAAATCCGAATTATTTGTTGCGAAACGAAAAGTCTGTGAACCTCCCCAGCAGAACCCGCCAACAGCTACTTTACCGTTGCACGCCTCTAAATTAGAGACGTAATCAAAAGTCGCATTTAAATCGGCACTGACTTGTTCGGGCGTAAGTTTGTAGATTCCGTCACGTGCGGCATTTCTGTCGGCGAAATCGCTGGTTTTACCTCCATCCGGACCCATGCCTGAAAGTAAGTCGGGTGCAATTGCTATGTAACCGACTTCAGCTAATTGATCGGCAACGCCGCGAACCCAGTCGGTGAGGCCGCGGTTTTCATGGATGACTAAGACGGCAGGTGCCTTTTCTTTAACCTCGGGGAAAACCAAAAACGCCTGGATCACGCGATTCTCATATTTGATGTTAACCCATTCGTGGTGACGCGGGGATTCGTTCAGACGTTTTAAGACATGATCTTGGGCAGTTACCGCTCCAAATGATAAAAGTAAAGCAATAACGGTCAGAAAGACTCTGGTCATTTATTCCTCCTGATTATTTGGATAGAAGCAGGTGCAAATCTAAAATTATGATGCGGAAAAAGCTCTTTACACTATTCGTATTTATTCATACCGCAACGCGTCTATCACGTTGGCATTGGCGGCGCGGATAGCGGGGTAGAGGCCGGCGATGACACCAATTCCGGCGCAAATCACAAAACTGTAGCCGATCCAAATCCAGGGCAGGATAAGCTCTTCACCGATATTAAAATGGTTGAAAGTCGAGCCGCCCACAACTCCCAATAAACCGCCGAGAATTCCTAATAAAACCGCTTCGGTTAAAAATTGCACAATGATATAAATTTTTCTGGCGCCGATGGCCCGGCGGATGCCGATTTCCCGAATTCGTTCGGTCACGGAAACCAGCATGATGTTGGCAATTCCAATGCCGCCTACCAGTAGTGAAACGAGGGCAATGACAATAATAAATTCACCAATTTCTTTGTTGGTGTCTTGAATGGTAGACAAGTAGAAATCCTGCCTGCGGACCCGAAAGTCATTTTCCTGTTCGGGGCGTAAGCGATGGTTGCGACGCAGCATATTCTCGATATCAAACAAGGCTTCATCGTAATCTTCCGGAGAGCGCATTTGTGCCAGAATACTGGATAAATGATCAACCCCAAAAAGACGTTCCTGTGCGGTTGTCAATGGCACAAAAACCTGGTTATCGGGGTCACCCCAGGTTTCACCTTTTGCGCCCAAGAGCCCAACCACCTGGAATCGTTTGGAATTAATCAAGACAGACTTACCGATGGGAGAGGCATTTTCAAAAACCTCTTCATGAACTGTGGCACCGAGGACGCAGACCCGGGATCTTTCTCTCAGTTCGTCGTGTGTAAAAAACCTGCCTTCAACAACTTTTTCGTTGTTTATCGTTTGGTATTCAGGTAATGTGCCGGTTATACGTGTATTCGTGTTTTTGTCTCTAAATTCTACGCTGCTATTACTTGAATAGGTTGGGACGACATTAGTGATAACTTCCGAAGTTTTTAAAATTTCCACTGCATCCTTATATTTTAAATTTACGACACTGGCCGCAGTGCGCACTCGGCCCCTGTGCCCGTATCCTGGCCGAATGGTCAAAACATTGGAGCCAAGCGCTTCGAGCCGCTCGTTGATGCTTCGCTGTGTCATTTCTCCTAAAACGACAACGTACAGCACGGCCCCAATCCCCACTCCGATACCGATGAGCGTTAAGATCGAACGCAAAGGATTGGCTTTTAAACTTTGCAGCGCTACCAGAATGTTCTCACTAACTATCATTGGACGTCTCCTTTAATTACTTTGTCTGCCTCTTTGATTGGAGGACGAAGAAGAATTGCCACTCGCTCCAAAGCCCCTGGTGCTTCTGATTCGCTCCGCAAATCTATTGTTGGCGTCCATCAACCGGGAAACCATGGGAACACCGACAATGTCCCCTTCATTCAAACCCGAAACAATCACTGCGTCTTTAAAGTTAGAAAGCCCGATCTCAACTCTTTGCGGAACAAATTCATTCTCTTGTTTCAGCAAGGCCATGCGTATATTTCGCCGGCCTTTTCCTTTTCGGCCCCCGGGCATTTTTAAGGCCATAGCCGGCGCCAATAAGACATCTTCTTGTCTGACGATGGTAATCTCAGCATTAGCATTCATACCGGATTTTAATAAACCACTTCTGTTTTCCACTTCAATGATAACATCAAAAAGCGTGACGTTTTGTTCGATTCTTGCTTCAGGCGAAATGCGCACAATTTTCCCCCTGAACCTTCGTTCAGGATACGCTTCAGCAACCACAAGCGCTGTTTGCCCTGCTTCGATTTTACCGATGTCTATTTCATCAATGCCAGCTTCGATGTGCACTGAACTCATATCAGCAATATCGGCAATCGGAGTGCCGCCGCTAACATTGCTCACCCCTGAGGCTATGATCTGCCCCTCCTCAACATATTTTTGTAAAATGATACCGTTGATTGGTGCGAGGACAATTGCTTCGGCCAGCCGCTCAGTCGCTCGCGCCAAAGCTGTTTTTGCTTGAATAAGTTTTCCTTTCGCGATCGCTAAATTCAGCTCGATTACACCAAGCTCCTCTTCGGAAATAAGCCCCCTCTGGAAAAGCTTATCTCTCCGGCCGTAGGTATGTTCTGCTTGTTTTAATTCTGCTTTGGCAATACCAAAGTTTGCCTGGGTTTGCTCAACTTCTGCCCGTTCGTCTTTTTGATCAAGCCGCGCGATTAAGTCACCCTTTTGGATGATATCGCCTTCCTCGACTGGCAGTTCTTCAACGACGCCACTGGCTTTTGATTTAATTTCGATCCGATCAATGGGTTTTACTTCACCAGTGGCAGACACAATGATTTCAAAAGTGCCTCGACGAACTTCAAACTCTTTGTATTTCGGGGCGTCGCCAATTGCATCGCCAACCGAACCATCGTTGAAAAAAAGAAATCCCAAGAGGATCAGTCCAACGATACTCAGTCCATAAAGAAACTGCCTTTTTGTTACTTTCATTATGATTCCCTGATTTTTGATTTGATTTGATTTGATGAAAAATGTAGTCAAGTGTGAATTTAAAAGCAACATTTATTTCTAAAAAGGTCTTGGCGCGTCGTTGACTATAATGGATAAAAAAGAACCGACGCCTTGCGCGCCGGTTCTTTTGCTCCAGTCTTAGCCATCGCTGCCGAAGCATCCACCCCCAAGGCTCGCGACCCAGGCGTCCCAGGTAGCCTGCTGCGTTTCATCCAAGACAGCTCGGACATTGTCGAAATTAGCTGTCTTGCAAGCGCACATCGCTTCCTTAAATGGCTCGTTGTCCGGATTATTTCGGATCGCTTCGCGAGTGCTTTCGCTGAGTTCACGCAACTGCTCTCTGGCTTCTTCTCTGGTTAGGTCGCCACTTTGCAACGCGTCCATTATGGGTTGACGTTGTTCATTGGCAGCTGCAATGAGATCTTGGTTGGCTTCAAGGAAGGCCTGCAAAGGTTCTTGCACACATTCACGATGACCAGCCATCAATTCGGGCAACTGTGCTCTTTGGTCTTCGGTTAAGCTAAGGTCCCTGAGAATGTGTCCGAGGTGATTCCCAAACCTTGCGCCGAGACCGCTTGGGCCGCCTCTGCCAAATGGTCCCCTGGGGCCTCGAGGTCCAAAGGGTCCGTTGTTTCTAAAAAAGTCACCATTAAAAAGGCCCGGGTTCATGCG
Coding sequences within it:
- a CDS encoding HAMP domain-containing histidine kinase, coding for MKLNIYHLKGKFKGLLFIFAILIIILLLLHSQRIVNQLRAESRDILQFYANLYASAASEETSSNLNFIFEEIILRTNFPIIQTDPESNPIAWKGIEIESNDQSPAAIGKVKGMVEVMRHDSDPIPLKYQEIMLGYLYYGDSKLIRQLQMLPYIGIAVVGLFVLISFLGFRSIQRSEQQFIWVGMSKETAHQIGTPLSSLMGWLELLKSKVGDKDSLKNLGEMEKDIERLNRVAARFSQIGSKADLKEEKIASIISDVVRYFKTRLPQGGKRVKIVENYHVNSTVALNKDLFEWVIENLLKNAIDAIEKDVGRIEINLNELKNGRHRVCIDISDNGRGIDAKRKSEVFKPGYSTKKRGWGLGLSLAKRIIDQYHGGKLTVKESKTHQGTTMRILL
- a CDS encoding glycosyltransferase; its protein translation is MRVVVFGLGPQFKGGIANYTTSLAKTLDKIKNVEVHLVSWIQQYPAIIPRDFIDRSSKTDLLEGTNVKVNYLTNYNNPKTWHETYRTIVEINPDIVLFQWSIALQGIPLGYITRKLRKHQEIEIIFDLHFVVQKEGSIIDNTLTKYGISCSNSYVVHSFKTAEELKQTFPKFNFILSESGKRSPDKNLRNIIKLYHPVYDMFTPASHFDIEAEKCRLKLKKNVFLSFGFIRHYKGLHNTIKAFARVKEKRDDVTLLIVGESLWSTLDPNKLSTKIKMWFFKFLSAVFIRNGESGLNYQPLDLIDEFSIADSVTVVNEYIANEDVHKYLQVSDCMILYYLTATPSGVESLAYNFNLPILATRIGHFPETIKEGFNGYLAEPDDIDSMAETMIRFLEQPIQKQNVAKRAAEFSWENYAKSIINK
- a CDS encoding efflux RND transporter periplasmic adaptor subunit; the protein is MKVTKRQFLYGLSIVGLILLGFLFFNDGSVGDAIGDAPKYKEFEVRRGTFEIIVSATGEVKPIDRIEIKSKASGVVEELPVEEGDIIQKGDLIARLDQKDERAEVEQTQANFGIAKAELKQAEHTYGRRDKLFQRGLISEEELGVIELNLAIAKGKLIQAKTALARATERLAEAIVLAPINGIILQKYVEEGQIIASGVSNVSGGTPIADIADMSSVHIEAGIDEIDIGKIEAGQTALVVAEAYPERRFRGKIVRISPEARIEQNVTLFDVIIEVENRSGLLKSGMNANAEITIVRQEDVLLAPAMALKMPGGRKGKGRRNIRMALLKQENEFVPQRVEIGLSNFKDAVIVSGLNEGDIVGVPMVSRLMDANNRFAERIRSTRGFGASGNSSSSSNQRGRQSN
- a CDS encoding NAD-dependent epimerase/dehydratase family protein, whose product is MKIHLVSGGCGFVGRNVVKRILATTEDKVFVVDDLSTGLHPSHWLQNAVSHKNKDLEVMEGERLFFWRGDFRIFLRNLLSNPDYLTENYGLRVKKFSDVHHFAAIVGGRAKIEGDPIAVGIDLAIDAEFFYWVCQHKPERVLYPSSSAAYPVNLQSETQSVALVEKAIDFEANALGKPDMTYGWSKLTGEYLAKIAAEHYGLSVTCIRPFSGYGEDQDLSYPIPAIAARAARRENPFEVWGDGKQGRDFVHIDDCLDCMFLAMDEITDGSAINIGAGKLTTFLEIIELFCKFANYKPEIKPLLDKPVGVHSRYADMNYVAERLGWKPRISLESGLRRVYDKALEPKS
- the wecB gene encoding UDP-N-acetylglucosamine 2-epimerase (non-hydrolyzing), translating into MKIKIMNIVGARPNFMKIAPIISEMNKHAEFELKLLHTGQHYDDEMSRFFFEDLRIPEPDIYLGIGSGNHGEQTGKIMIEFEKVLIAEKPDLVLVVGDVNSTIACGLVAVKLGVKFAHVEAGLRSFDRTMPEEINRLLTDQIADFLFITEKSAEENLLKEGLSRNKIHFVGNVMIDSLLGNLERAQNSKILSDLNLQSQEFALLTLHRPSNVDTKENFLEILNALQEIQKEIVLVFPIHPRSKKRLNEFGLNEHLKKMPNFLVQAPLGYLDFLKLMSEARFVLTDSGGIQEETTVLGIPCLTLRENTERPVTVSQGTNEVIGIDAERLVAESKKILNGTFKKGKRPDLWDGKAAERIVDVLVESFKLT
- a CDS encoding YfhO family protein gives rise to the protein MDNAIIDMLNVKYLISYYPIPDERFKQVLNSQPFVFENTAVLPRAYFVDSVRVINDEMEFYEFLKSGDFNPAQEAVLEEAPKFEVGHSEKNQVVITSYDIHEIKLKAEVAEPALMVLSEIYYPAGWKAFVNGEETKIYKTNAILRSIFLEPGNHEIEFVFESKALKMGLWISFTSLFILLGILVYSWRFQRRPAEYRKTFYPTIYL
- a CDS encoding dienelactone hydrolase family protein translates to MTRVFLTVIALLLSFGAVTAQDHVLKRLNESPRHHEWVNIKYENRVIQAFLVFPEVKEKAPAVLVIHENRGLTDWVRGVADQLAEVGYIAIAPDLLSGMGPDGGKTSDFADRNAARDGIYKLTPEQVSADLNATFDYVSNLEACNGKVAVGGFCWGGSQTFRFATNNSDLKAAFVFYGRRPKEKEALEKIKCPVYGFYGGNDARVNATIPETVELMKALDKTYDPVTYEGAGHGFMRAGEAPDASEANKKARAEGWARWKKLLKEI
- a CDS encoding ABC transporter permease; this encodes MIVSENILVALQSLKANPLRSILTLIGIGVGIGAVLYVVVLGEMTQRSINERLEALGSNVLTIRPGYGHRGRVRTAASVVNLKYKDAVEILKTSEVITNVVPTYSSNSSVEFRDKNTNTRITGTLPEYQTINNEKVVEGRFFTHDELRERSRVCVLGATVHEEVFENASPIGKSVLINSKRFQVVGLLGAKGETWGDPDNQVFVPLTTAQERLFGVDHLSSILAQMRSPEDYDEALFDIENMLRRNHRLRPEQENDFRVRRQDFYLSTIQDTNKEIGEFIIVIALVSLLVGGIGIANIMLVSVTERIREIGIRRAIGARKIYIIVQFLTEAVLLGILGGLLGVVGGSTFNHFNIGEELILPWIWIGYSFVICAGIGVIAGLYPAIRAANANVIDALRYE